The window gcgccggttcatgccgaaccggtagtaaagggggggggctttagtctccactctttagtgccggttgcagaaccagcactaaaggcccttacaaaccggggctaaagcccggttctgcactagtgataTTATGTATCTTAGAAACTCAAATAGAGGGATCTCGTGTTGAGAGATTGGTAGGTACTCTTGGATTTGATAACAGCTATGCAGTTAGCAGTTCTGGTAGAAGCAGAGGTTTAGGAATTTTTTGGAAGGATTCAATAAAAGTTGAAGTTCTTGGTTACTCTGAGTACCCCATTGATGTTTCTGTTGAGGATCTTGTTGAGTCACAAATACGAGTAACTTTTGTCTATGGTGAGGCACAGGTGAACCAGAGATATAAAACATGGTATATGCTCCGAGGAATTACAGGAGTAAGCACGTTACCATGGGTAGCATTGGGTGATTTCAATGAGGTCATCTATGCCCATGAACATGACGGGGTTGGAAACAGAAGTCAGGCCCAGATGGATTTATTCCGGGACGCTCTTGACACCTGCGGGCTAACTGACATTGGATACACGGGCACAAGTTGGACTTTTGAAAAAAAGGTAGCGGGAGGGACCTATACCAGAGTATGGCTTGACAGAGGAGTCGCAAATTCTTCATTTATCTCAGCTTTTCCCAACGCCAACGTTGGGCACAAGAGCGCGGCTTCGTCGGATCACAGTCCCATCCTACTGCAGCTGCGCGACGTGCATGCATGCAGAAGGGGCCCACGCCCTTTTAAATACGAATTGTGCTGGGAAAGGGATCTGGCGTTAGATGCAGTAGTGGAGAATGGATGGGCACAGATCCCGGGAGATTCGGTCGAATCAATCCATGCAAAGCTGCATGGGTTGGCTGCTGACTTGACAAACTGGGAACACAATCATTTTGGCAGCGTCAGGCAGGAAATTGATTAGTTAAAGCGGCAGCTCGAGTTAATGCGCCAGATTCCAGGACGTGCAGGTCCGAGCCATGCAGAGGTGAAAGTGACTGATAGGCTTGTCGAACTTTTCCACAGAGAAGAGATTCTTTGGCGCCAACGGGCGAGAATCGACTGGCTAGTGCATGGGGACAAAAACACCTATTTTTTCATCTAAGAGCTAGTAGGCGCAGAAGAAAGAATCAAATAAAAGCATTACAACGTCCAGATGGGCAACTAACCGAGGACGCTAATGAGATGGAGACCATAACCACAACTTTTTATAAGGAGTTATACACTACAGAAGGTACTCATAACATGGAACAGGTGCTAGCGACAGTTCCTCGTAAGGTAACTCCAGATATGAACTTGGCCTTAAATGCACCTTATAGTCAGGAGGAGGTCAAAAATGCTTTATTCCAGATGTTTCCAACCAAAGCACCTGGCCCAGATGGTTTTCCAGCTCACTTCTTCCAGAGGCATTGGGAGATTTGCAAGGATGAGGTGACAAATGTGGTGTTGAAAATTGTGGAAGGAAACGAATCGGCTGAGTCTATCAATGAGACAGTCTTAGTTCTGACCCCGAAGGTAAAAAACCCTACGCTACTCACACAGTTTCATCCAATAAGCTTGTGTAATGTTCTTTATAAGATTGCTTCTAAGGTGATCGCTAACCGTCTGAAAGTAGTCTTGCCTGACATCATATCTGAGGAGCAGTCAGCTTTTGTCCCAGGAAGGTTAATAACTGATAACATTATCACTGCCTACGAGTGCCTACACTTTATGAAGAGGAACAAGGCAAAAAAGCACCAGTCATGTGCGTTgaagcttgatatgatgaaagCCTATGATAGACTGGAATGGCCCTATCTGAGGGCGATTATGCTTAAACTTGGCTTCACCAATAGGTGGGTGGACATCGTTATGAGTCTGGTTACCACAGTTAAATTTTCTGTGATGTTCAATGGTAAGAAACTTGAAGAGTTTGAACCATCAAGGGGGATAAGACAAGGGGACCCAATCTCTCCATATTTGTTCTTGCTAGCAGCAGAGGGCCTGTCGTGCCTATTAAAATCCAGAAGAGAGTCATCCAACTTGCAAGGTCTACAGGTGGCACCCTCAGCCCCACCGGTGAACCATTTGCTATTCGCTGATGACAGCCTGCTGTTCTTCAAGGCAAACGGTGAGGGAGCTAATGAGGTGAACCTGGTTTTGGACCAATATTGTCAAGCGTCGGGGCAGCGAGTAAATAATGCAAAATCATCTATCTTCTTCAGCAAGGGGGTGCCAGATAGTACGAGGCAAGACATAAAGAACTTGCTGAATGTACAGAATGAAACTTTGAATGAGAAGTATCTTGGTATGCCATCTGACATTGGGGGGGGGGTCAAAAAATGGTGCTTTTAAATATCTCAAAGATCGTCTCTAGAGCAAAATACAGGGCTGGATAGCTAAAGCATTGTCATCAGCCGGCAAAGAGGTGCTAGTAAAATCGGTTGCTCAAGCAGTCCCTGTTTTTTCCATGTCGTGCTTCAAACTCCCCAGGGGTTTATGTGAGCATCTGAATAAgttgatcagaaagttctggtgGGGAAGCAAAGATGGCCAGCGCAAACCGCATTGGGTATCATGGAATTCTATGACGCAACCCAAAGGTATGGGTGGGTTAGGTTTCAAGGATTTTGAGCTGTTTAATCTTGCTATGTTAGCTCGCCAGGCATGGCGACTCTTGCTTAACCCAGACTCCCTAAGTGGCCGAATATTGAAGGGAGTTTACTTCCCTAACAGCATCATACTAGAAGCCGAGCTGGGTACACACCCGAGCCAGATCTGGAGGGCCGTGATAGAGGGAAGGGATACTCTGAAACTTGGCCTGATCAAGCGTATAGGGAATGGACAATCAACAAACATCTGGACAGATAATTGGCTCCCTCGTGATGAAATGCTACATCCTTATGGCAGCGTGTCTCCAAACCCCCCTACTTTTGTCGCTGAGCTCATCGACCCTACTTCTGCTAGCTGGATCAGGGAACGAGTGGAGGAGGTGTTCATGCCAATGGATGTCCCAATCATTCTTGGGATCCCCCTCTGTACAAGAAACATTCCAGATTTCTGGAGTTGGAACTTTGAAAAGAAGGGTAATTTCACGGTGAAGTCGGCATACAGAATGTTGGTGACTATTAAACAGCGGAGAGAGGCGTGGCTCGAAGGCAACGCCGGTCCCTCTAGGACGGCTGCGGAGGAGAATTCATGGAAAAACCTGTGGAAGATCAAGGTACCTGGAAAGGTCAGAATGTTCTTGTGGCGCTTGTCCAAGCAATCGCTACCCACAAATGACGTGAGAGCTCATAGGCACATGACAGACTCCCCTGCTTGCGGTATCTGTGGCTCGCCAGATTCATGGAGACATTCACTGGTCAATTGTACGATGTCACGATGCATCTGGGCCCTGGTTGATGATGAGATGGCACAACAATTGATATCAACCACGGAGCCCAGTGCCAAGAACTGGCTGTTCACATTGATGGAGCTTTTGTCACATGAAATGTTTGTCAAACTTTCAGTTACATTATGGGCGATCTGGACAGCTCGTCGGAAGGCTATTCACGAAGGCATATTTCAAAGCCCTCACGCTACATACTCCTTTGTCAATAGGTATATTGAAGAACTCGGAATGATTTCTGGGAAGGAAGAGACGAGGCTAACTGAACCtccagtgcagggacgagcgccGAGACCCAGGCGACCACCTACGGGCTTTCATAAAATCCATGTGGATGCAGCAACACGCCAAGGCAGAGGTGGAGCTGTTTCAGCTGTTTGTAGAGATGGCAACGGCAACTTCGTTGGCAGTTCAGCTCTGGTGATAATAGGTGTTCAGGATCCAGCAACACTTGAAGCCATCGCTGTGAGGGAAGCTCTATCACTTGTGGCGGATATGCATATTCAGAACTTGGTGGTCTTTTCAGATTGCAAGCAAGTGATCATGGATATAAAGAGCGATTCGGCAGGAAGATATGGAGCGATCATTAAGGAAGTCAAGCTCCAAGCAACTTTTTTCAACTGTAATTTTATTTTTGAAAGTCATAGGGTTAATGTTGAGGCTCATAAACTAGCCAAGTATTCTCTTATTCTTGGTCCGGGACGGCACATTTGGTTTGGCCACTCCCATGACCAACGATGTATCCCACATTCTGTGGTCTATGATGAATAAAACTTGGTTTTTCCCCTCAAAAAATAAATTAACTCCATTTCTATGACAAGTAATTCGGGACGGAGAGAGTATAAGCAAACGGTTGATGCCATATGACCCCTCATCAAACCAAGAACTAGGGGGGGTGGTAAATTTACAAATTCATGAGATGTCGGGGTCACGGGAGGATATGTTGTGGATGAAGGTGCGGAGCCGGCTGGCGCATCTGGCCGCCAGGCCAGGGTCGGTGTGATCCAGGCAACGCATCAACTGGAAGCAGCAGCTAAGGAGTGGTGGGAGATCAACAGTTggggcggagggcggcgaggaggACGCGGTGGGCTCGTACTGAGAGAGCTTCGCGAATGCGCCGAGCGCCCTCCAGTCCATCGGCGTCGGGCATCGAGGGGCGAGGGGAGGGGGCAAAAACCTGTCGAGGTCAATAGCGGTGGCCGAGGACCGGAGTCTCGGCACGGTTCAAGTCACGGTCGAGGGCGCCGAGCAGCAGCAGTCGTCGAGCCCGCGGGGGGTGGGGGAGACGGGgcagggcggcgggcggcggcgcgagcatGGAAGGGGATTGATTAACTGCGAGTGGAGGGATCTCGGCTATTTTCACTTTTTTTACAGTAGAGTATCTCGGTTGTTAATCTTTGGTCCGGCGATAAATAAATCTAGCTAAACATACTCATGTTTTGCTACGATAAAAAAACTTACACATTGCTAAAATTTGCCTAAGACTTGtttttatgaaaaatatttggaTCTATTATCGAAGTTCACCGGATGTATAAAGTACCTCAAACATAATAACAGTCACATCGAGATTTCAAGAGCAACGAACAACCACTACCGCCGCAAGAACGAGCCGCCGACGCCGCTGGCTCCCCTATCTGATCCTGCTTGACCTTGTCAATGACAGCCAAGAAATGTTTGTGCACGTATCTCTATGGGCCAGCCTCCTGGGGCCGCAGTCATCGTCATAGAACCCTTGAAGATCTGAAACACCTAACACCAAATCTCGCCACATGACGAGAAATTCTAACCTCACCGTCCCAAGGAGGCGACAAAGGGGAGGCGAATACATGGCCTTGCCAGCAAAGTTTGGAGTGGAGAGTTTGCCCTAGCTGTCAAGGGATAGGGGAGGAACGGGAAGTTCTGAAAGTGGTGCCATATGTTAATGTTAAGTCGTTTCAATGACTCACAAGAAAATTTTAGTGACTCGATCCGCTTATTTTAAGGGATTGTATCTAATATCAACAATCTCTGACACTCACACTCCGGGCTCTAGCCTCAACCCTAGCCACCGCCGCCACATCGGTCCCCTTCTCTTCCCTGTTCGATGGTCTTGTTAGCGGCAAGATGGGGAAATAACTGTTTGTCGGTCTCGTTTTCTCTGTCCTTAAGTTTTTTTGCTCATGCGGCCCCTCGCGTGGCCGGCCAAAATCACAACGCGCTCGCTCGGGTTCGGCGTATACTTAAGCATTGACAGTTACTCAAAAAAAAAACTTGAGCATTGACAAGATCGTTGACACATTGACCTTGACCGTTGTCTTGTTGACTTTTCAGGAAAAATTCGCGCTcgaaaaaaatcatgaatttgaaaaattcGCATGTTGAAAAGctttcatgaatttgaaaatgttcatgcatttgatttttttaagttcgtgatcatgaataaaaatttgacggatttgaaaaaaattcacaagaattgaaaaaagttcatggatttgaaaaatgATCACATACTTTTACAAATTTTACGAACTTGAATAGAGTCATGAATTTGAATTTTTTCATACTTTTTTTAAAGAAGTTAAGGAATTAAAAATGTTCTCAGatttgaaaaataaataaataaataaaaccaaaaataaaaaatagaagGAAATGAAATGAAAAAACCCCAATGAAAAAATGACCAAAGCAAACATATAAAAGATAAGCAGAAAAAATGGAAAACCCTGGACGGGTGCTTCTTCCCAAAACCCAAAATAACCAGCCACTATACTGTTTACATGGGTCGGCCCGTTAGTTCAAGAGGGGTGTGCGTTGTGTACGCCTAAGCCTTTAAACGGCGCCTTAAGCGGCAAATAGGACTTGGCGGTGACGATGTCGTGTTGAATTAAGTGTTGGATAAGTGGGCTTTGACCCATGTATATTTTGTGAAATTCCTAAAGTAGATCTGAAAACCCCATGAATAAATGGCAAATGGAGGTGTGATCTTTAGTAGCACCTTGCTCGTGAAGGAGGTGGGAGACCAAGTTAAATAGTGGAGTCTTCCCACACCACCAAGTGATTGATAtgaggagaaaaagaaaagagCACAAGCGCACGCTTGAAATCCGGTCTATGACCTTGCATGAGCGTAACTTCCTTTTTGTCGTTTCTTGGCAGACAAGTTGATTGTTTTCTTGACCTGTAAGTTGGAAACCAAATCCTTTGAGAACGCTATCATGGCACGACACCGAGGAGTGGGAAAGCAGGTCTCCGGAACATCTTGTCCTTGTGATACTGCACCAGGAGAGGACAAAGTAGGTTTTTGAGAAGCACTACGCGCAACTGCTCAAGTTCGTTACCACGAGTCATCTTCCATCCACGTTAGGTGGCGTGACGTACTAGCATCTACAATATCATCTGCTTCAACTAGCCTTCACCAACGTCGTCTACTTCGACCAGTCTTCACCAATGTCGCCGTCAACAACATCGCTTCTGCAACAACCATGGCTACTAACAAACAATATGTCTATTGTGGTTTAATCATTTATCTAATTATGGTTAATGCTGCTTATGCAATACTGATGGCTGTCCTAGTATGGTAGAGCCATGCATGCTAATCACTGTCCTAGTCATGAATTATTggctggaattaatcatgaattTGCCTATTTTTTCAACAATAAGGTCTCTCCTTACCTCAAAGACGTCCGATCTGGCGGTGACAAAGGGCCTGTGAGACTTTGTGTCCTCAGATCTGTTAGTTCTCTTCAAATGTTGGCAGTTGGTGTGTCCTTCAAGAAGAGCAATTGGCTGATCATTGGTGCGACGACTTTGACATCTTCTTCTATGTTGTTCTACGGGATGGTCTGGTTTCTCCAACCCTCTGGGCCGGTGGCGATGGATAGCAAGCATGTACTAAGTGGGATGATGTTGCAACCAATGCTTCGTCAGCAACATATAGATCTCGTCTCAAGGGGCGAGCGGCTATTGCGGTCTTTAAAGCTTGGTATAGCGAAGGTGTTTGCAGGTGTCATTTTCCTTTGCTGTTGGTACAGTGAAATTTTCATTCTCTGGCGGACGAGTATAAGCGGAGGAAAAAATTGTTTTGCATTgtaattttattttgtattgCTCGCAGTGCGCTCAATTATATTTTCATTGTACTGGCTAATGTTGTCCTAGATAGTGACCTAAACCGTCTTATAAAATTTTACAGAGGGATTATTAGATATGATATAAATGTAGGAAAACGTTTATAATCAGTCGGATGATTTCTCTCACGTAAACCTGCTCCTCCGATTGACACGTGCCCCTCTCTGAGGCCGGCCCACCGCATCCCCAGCCTTATCCTCTCCACCTATCAATCCTCATCCACACGCGAGTCATCTTCCTCTCGAGCATCTCTCTCCCTCGTCTCTTTCCCTCTGGTAACTCCCCTGATGCAGACCGCTGGGAGGAAGCGGAGCCGGCCGGAGATTTGctcctcctctccccctctccctcctccccaTCGAGTTCGAGGGATGCTGCGAGCCCCGCCGCCCAAAAACACAGTGAGGAGAGAGACGGGATGGAGCTGCGATGGAGGCAGCCGATGCTGTGATGGAGCACCGCCGCGTCGGAGACCACAAATCGAGAGAAGCTTCTACGCCGACCACCGCCCGCCATGTCCGTCTCTGTGAGCTGCAATGGAGCGTCGCGCGTTGTTGCGACGGTGACCGCGGCGAGTGTTCGACAGAGGTGTCGCAACTCCGGCGATGTTGCCTTGAAGCTGTCAGGTAGCACCGCCGGTGTTGCAATGGAGCAACGGCAATCCGCCGGAAGCATAGCCGGCGCTGCAATGGAGCTTCGCCGGCGCCGTCGGTGCTGCGCTGGAGCTCCGCCGGTGTTGCAATGGAGCTTCGCCGGATGTCGTCGATGCTACATTGGAGCAATCGCCGCCGCACGGTGCACCATGAGAGCTGCATTGGAGCTTTGCCGAGGTGCCATAACCGCTGCGTTGAAGCATCGCGTGGTTGCTGCTGCTGTGGCCTTGCAGCGATCGAGCGGCTACAAGCTGGCAGATTCAACGGCTGGCTAGGCGGATGATTTTCTCAAGAAATCATCCGACTTATTCGTAGCAGCCGCCATAAATATAACTTTTTCTAAAAGACTATATGTAGACCACATGGCACGTGTGGTAAGATTTCCAAACATGATTAAATAAGGACTGTACCAAACTAAGAGGTGGTTTTCGAGAGTTCTATGTTCTTCTTGTTAACTCCGTGTCATATAAAACAATCTTGTCTAAACGACTAATATTATTTCAAGAATATTATAAGAGGCATTAGATTGTGGCAGAGTTTCTGTTCGGCCTCAAATGGTCCTTTACGAACCAAAAAAAAACTGAATTTGGTTGGCAACAAGCATTGACAATATTTCTACACGCATATAAATTTCATGATGAAATATCATACCTGAACGCTTTATGGAGGATcaaattttcttttcttttgccgGAATATTTGGAATGTTTATTTTTTGATGGAAATTTGCACTTCttcaatgtttgttgcaaaaaaCATCCGCTTTTTACTATTTTTAAATTTTCCCGATCATAGCGGGTGCGTTTGAGCTCGCGAGCACAAGAACTCTTTCCGTGGACACAAGTATTCACGAGGGGCAGTTGCACATGTTGAATATTGACATTTAACTATTTTTGCTTTCCTACGTTCCCATTAAGCTTCTCAATAGTGTCTTGAAAAACATGAGGAACCAATTTGCCTTTGGCCATTACGCCTATTTTTGAAGGGGTCATATGCACGGTAGAACtatcatttgatctgactaaATGATAATATGAAAACTGTAGATCCATGATCCACCAGGTTACAATATTTCATAATGGCGATGGTTGCAAACTAAGTCATGGAGGAAGGTTTGTGCGCGGTCCATGGAATTTGAAGAGGACGAAGATGACTTGAAGACAACAGAGGAACATAAAAAGAGGATGGAAATGACATCAACGAGATAGTAAAACTTGAAGAGGATGGTGATAATTCTGACGATTAAACTGATTTAGAAGTGTGCTAGATATTACGAACGGTTATTCTATGACCTGACAACCACCCCAATCCACCATATATCTAGTTCTTCACTTTAACTTATGTTGCTTTTACCATGTGTTTTGCTTCGATATGTTGGGTTTTTTAGATAGCTTACAACATGTGCCATGTGGTTTGCTTGAACCAAATGTGGCTTATTTATATCAAGAGGATTGGATAGCCGGATAATAGAGTAACTAAACCACTAACACGGTGACGACCCTTCACAAATATTAGATTACAACTAAGACAACTAAGATAACATGTCCCAAAAAACCCGAAAACCGCAGTCGACCTAGTCTTTATGTGCCACCATAGTTCTCACTGATGATGGTCAACATCGTGAAATTTCAGCTTGCAAAGACCAGATTCATCAAATTTCGCAATAGTAGACCATTGTGTACTATGAAGATTAGAAATCAGGACAAGCATATGGGGCAGGGGGATATCACCCGATCTAGGCAGACAGTTGCGCTTGTACGATCAGACTTGTTCAAGGACCTTGCTTGCAAAGGCTTAAAAGAAGGGAATGTTGAAGAAGCCGATGATGTTGTCGATGATGCTCATGGAGCCAAGCCAATTTTAAACCAAGAAAACCAACCCATCATCTATGAAGAATGGTATGAATACAAACTTTACTTTTGCTTcatgatactttacaaaacccgagATGAGATGTACCGGCATCCCTGTGAGTCAAACACATtgtcacactagtagaaaacagggctttggtttggccagaaaagagcattaatcccggttgcattacaaactgggactaatgtgagcattagtcccggttcgagcggctagggcaccgtacaggcattagtcccggttcaaatgggacctttagtcccggttggtgccacgaaccgggactaaagggtgcgatgcccattagtaccggttcgtggcaccaaccggtactaaaggttagacctttagtcccggttcgagccaccaaccggtactaatggggtttgaggcattagtaccggttcatggcacgaaccggtactaaaggtcccattttcaaactctacccccccccccttggatcgccttttcagttttgtaaaaagcaaaagaaaatgataaaaacttcaaaaattaaaatccttccagatgtagttatgttactacatgtcctagttaggaaaatttaaaaacttaaatttggacatgttttgcaaaaagtgtagggaaaatgtaaaacggctataacttttgcatacgatgtcagaaaaaacgtataatatatcaaaatgttcagcacgaaaatccgcatccgattttgacagcctacgacctgtttgcaaatttttagaatcctcaaattctaaaaggaaaaatgttatgctcaaatttctattttttgaattttgttaaatctggtcaaactatggtcaaactacttattcaagaagtattagtgttactaaataattattcaagaatattagtgttactaaataattatttcagttttttgaattttggtcaaatctggtcaaactgtggtcaaactaattattcaagaaatattagtgttactaaataattatttcagtttttttgaattttggtcaaatctggtcaaactgtgatcaaactgtggtcaaactatggtcaaactacttattcaagaaatattagtgttactaaataattattgttttttagaacaatagtttcaaactcaaacagtgaaatgtgtgacttcatgctcaagctaaattcctgagggttaataggattgacatcttactattgtgaggaaaacaacaagtgcagacttggaaacgagggagaatagaacccgaaagttaagcgtgctcaggctggagtagtgagaggatgggtgaccgtccgggaagttagatgatttggaatgatgaggggtgattagagattagaggttaaaataattcagaaatttgaaatccaaaaaaaaaaattcaaaaaaaatcataaaatttcctttagtaccggtcggtgttaccaaccgggactaaaggtggacctccaggcagcggccacgtggagggcctttagtcccggtt is drawn from Aegilops tauschii subsp. strangulata cultivar AL8/78 chromosome 1, Aet v6.0, whole genome shotgun sequence and contains these coding sequences:
- the LOC109738522 gene encoding uncharacterized protein gives rise to the protein MEQVLATVPRKVTPDMNLALNAPYSQEEVKNALFQMFPTKAPGPDGFPAHFFQRHWEICKDEVTNVVLKIVEGNESAESINETVLVLTPKIASKVIANRLKVVLPDIISEEQSAFVPGRLITDNIITAYECLHFMKRNKAKKHQSCALKLDMMKAYDRLEWPYLRAIMLKLGFTNRWVDIVMSLVTTVKFSVMFNGKKLEEFEPSRGIRQGDPISPYLFLLAAEGLSCLLKSRRESSNLQGLQVAPSAPPVNHLLFADDSLLFFKANGEGANEVNLVLDQYCQASGQRVNNAKSSIFFSKGVPDSTRQDIKNLLNVQNETLNEKYLARQAWRLLLNPDSLSGRILKGVYFPNSIILEAELGTHPSQIWRAVIEGRDTLKLGLIKRIGNGQSTNIWTDNWLPRDEMLHPYGSVSPNPPTFVAELIDPTSASWIRERVEEVFMPMDVPIILGIPLCTRNIPDFWSWNFEKKGNFTVKSAYRMLVTIKQRREAWLEGNAGPSRTAAEENSWKNLWKIKVPGKVRMFLWRLSKQSLPTNDVRAHRHMTDSPACGICGSPDSWRHSLVNCTMSRCIWALVDDEMAQQLISTTEPSAKNWLFTLMELLSHEMFVKLSVTLWAIWTARRKAIHEGIFQSPHATYSFVNRYIEELGMISGKEETRLTEPPVQGRAPRPRRPPTGFHKIHVDAATRQGRGGAVSAVCRDGNGNFVGSSALVIIGVQDPATLEAIAVREALSLVADMHIQNLVVFSDCKQVIMDIKSDSAGRYGAIIKEVKLQATFFNCNFIFESHRVNVEAHKLAKYSLILGPGRHIWFGHSHDQRCIPHSVVYDE